Within Ictalurus furcatus strain D&B chromosome 3, Billie_1.0, whole genome shotgun sequence, the genomic segment ATGCACTAATTAGGCATGCGTATTCCATTTAACTATTTGCTTTAGGAGTTAGTTAAGTAAATATAGTTTTCAGCTAATCACATTTAGACCACACAAGTGCTGACAGTGGCCAGGACATTTTCAATGACTTCTACATGCTCGTTTAAAGTTATTAATCTGTGTTTAAAGCACTACAAATGTGTATTATTAATATGGCTTCAGTATGTTGGATCTAATTTCAGACAGGCAGAAAACACAGGCAGCTACATACTTACCTGTGCCAAATAGGACTGTTTAAACAGCTCCAATATCAGGCCAAATATTTGAGGCCAGCAGATGCTGGAAGTAATTAAGTTAACTGGGAAGGTGGAGCTTTCTCTGGATTGCAGCCTTCTGAACATAACAACAAATGGATTTCTATAACCACAGTCATGTGGAGCATGAGCACAATGCATTGCACTTCAGGGATTTTATCTGGACTGCATTTAATAATGTGGGGCCTTCAAGACAGTTTTGAATCTTTCAGTGACAGCACTCTGGACTTTCCTGAGGTGATTTTGTTAATCCACACATTTTTTATCAAAAGCCATAATAAGAAAATGCTTTTTACTCTCAGATCCTTCTAAAAGCAGAACGTGTATAATAATCCAAAATAAGTACTACATTATGAGATTAGAAGTGAATGTAGAGGAAATtatagaaaaggaaaaaaagtgcaATTCACTCTTGGTGTGGATGTAATATGAATGTTTTGATTTGTTCAAAAAGTAGGCCAAGCCATTATAAAAAGCTTACAGCTTACAGCACCAGCATGTTTTAGATTATTAGTACTATGTGAAACAATGTTATTCATAGCTGAAACTCCATGTCTCACGCTTGACAATTGCCCAGTGTTATTTGGAGGCATGATACTGATTAGACACTAAActattttatgtttctttttttttttttgctttctaagAACCAGTGAAAATGTGCTGTTTATAATGTCATTACCTGTGATCTCTCAGGACCTTGAGGAGCGAGTTCTGCGCTCCACATCACCCTCATTGCTCTCCGCCACAGTGGGTCAGAGATTGCTCACTCGGCTGGATGATGGCTCAGGCTGCGCCAGTCCTGAGAGTGTTGTCACCGTTTGGACTGAGGAAGGAATTCGTAACAGCAGAGATATCCTTCAGGTCAGTACTTGATTTGTCTggatatatttctatatatgttttttGAGTTCTCACTGTAAAAAAACTTATTGTACTAGACCACTAGACTACTAATGTTTTTGTACTAGCATGAGTATGTTTTCACTCTCGATAAGGACATCTACcaatttatgtaaatgtgtttcccTTACAGTTGGAATTAGATCTGTCTGATGGTTGATGTATGCTATTATGATGGTATTGATAACCACTGTATTTCCTAAAATATTGGGCAAACATAAGTGATAGTGTGTGTTCCATGATGATAGAAGTTatttatgatgttttatttttatagtgtacagtgacaagaaaaagtatgtgaaccttttggaatttcatgggttttctgaataaattggtcataaaatgtgatctgagcttcatctaagtcaagggtattgacaaaaataatttgtctaaaataataacaaaaaaaattctgatccctcatgtctttattgagaacaaccaaaaaaacctcatagtgcttgtggaaaaagtatgtgaacccttgagttaatgacctcaaaaaagctaattggagtgtCGTTAAgtaaatgagtttggaggtgtggactacagctactttgactgattaaaaacccctcaaacgtTTGGAGTTTGcgctgcacaagaagcacacgcttatgtgagccatgcctcgccaaaaagagcttttaGAGgctctacgatcaagaattgttgatttacataaagctggcaagggttacaaagtgatttcaaagactttagaaattcaccagtctacagttaggcaaacattctacaaatggagacactttgggactgttgctactctaccaataAGTGGGCgctcagtcaaaatgacaccaagagcacaacgaagactcatcagtgaggtaaagaaacaaccctgaatgacagccaaagatttgaaggcatcattggaactggctaacatctctgttcatgagtctacaatacgtaaaacattgaacaagcagggtatctacggcaggacaccacgaaggaagccactgcttactaaaaagaatattgctgcacgcctgaagtttgcaaaagagcaccttgacactccacagcggtattggcaaaatgttttgtggactgatgaaactaagattgaactatttggaaaaaccacacagcactacgtCTGGCATAGAAAGGGCaaggcatatcatcatgaaaacatcatcccaaccataAAGTAtagtggaggaaacatcatgatttgggcctgctttgctgcatcagggcctgcccagcttgcaatcattgaggggaagatgaattcccaagtatatcagacaattcttcaggataatgtgagaatgtctgtacatcagctgaaactgtgtagaagttgggtgatgcgacaggacaacgacccaaaacaccagagcaagtccacaacaaaatggcttcagaaaaacaaaatccaccttttggagtgGTTAAGTCAGCCCAGACCTTATCCCAATACAGATGCTATGACATGACTTGAAgcgagccatacacatgagatgtCTGAAGAATATGACTGAGCTACAGccgttctgccaggaagaatgggctaaaattcctcctgaacgatatgtaggtctgatccacagctacaggaagcgcctggttgagactattgctgccaaggtggggtcaaccagttattaattgtaagagttcactttctttttccactgccattttgaatgttgaatgagtgtgttcaataaagacatgagggatcagaatttattttgtgttattattttaggcacattatatttgtcaatacccttgacttggatgaagatcagatcacattttatgtcaaatttattcagaaaaccatgaaatctcaaaaggttcacatactttttcttgccactgtatatttgGTCTTAAAAGTCAAATGTCATTCTTTACTATTTGGATATAACTTTTTTGTTGATAACTGCAAGATTTGCAACATTGTCAGTGTTCtcatataaaatttaaaactatttttttttctttttttttttttttttagagtaattCCAATGTATTACTTTCTTAATCCCCCATGCAGACTTTGGATTTCTCTTTGGAAGAGCGGCTGAGCCTGGTTGATCTCACGCTTGCCTTGGACAATGAGCTGCTGGTCAGTGGCAATGGCATCCACCAGGCTGCGCTTATCTCCTACAAGGATGAGATTCAGTTCCTTCAGTAGGTTTCTGATACTCACATCTATGTTATATCAATGGTCAACAAAATTACtaatacatacactatatgccAAAAGtacgtggacacctgaccatcacgcccATATGTAAGCCTTCTCCGAACTGTTGACATAAAGGTGGTAGACCAGaactgtctagaatgtctttgtatgctgtagcattaaaaatTTCCTTCAGTGGAGCTAAGATGCCCAGACCTAttccatgatgatgatgtccaTGTGCACAaggcaagctccatgaagacatggtgtggtAAGGTAGTTTGGAAGAACTCTAATGGCCTGCAGAAAGCCATAACCTCAAACCCACttaacacatttgggatgaattaGAACGCTGACTGTGCACTAGACGTCCTCGCCTGACATCGGTGTCcaacttcactaatgctcttgtggctgaatgggcaaatccaaAATGGTCACAAtacaaaatctagtagaaagccttcccagaagagtgaaggttattataaccGAAAAGGAGGCACCAAATCTGAAATGCgatgttcaataagcacatatacagtaggtgtgattggtcagttctCCATATACTTTTGGGCATGTAGTACATTACATTTTATGGGGTGTTTTTTCTTCGTCTACAGCTGATATACTGCTTGTATGACACATTGTTTCCCTGTATTTGGAAGAATAATGTCTGCTACACCCTACTCCTAGAACATATAGATGTATAGAAtgtaaaaattatgaaaatgaagGTTTCCTTGTTAAAGTTTTTGTTGTCCTTAGGATTGTGTGGTCTCCTAATGGGAAGTTTCTTGTATCTGTCCATTATTTAGAGTGCTGGCAAATCAGGCCTGTCAGGAGAGAGACAAGGCCAAGGCACAACTAGAACTGGCAGACCGTCGTAACCTACAGCTGGTCAGAGAGATTGATGACCGCCATGCCACCATGGAGTCACTTAATGAGTCTAAAATCAAGTAAGCTGCATCTatacatgtaaaatataaaatttgctTAAAATCAGTTAATTAACATAGGACATGTATTTCTGCTTGGTTTAGGGATCTGGAGCAGGAATTCCGGGAAAAGCTAAGTGCCCTGCGAAGTGAGACCGAGCAAGAGAATGAGGTGCTGCTTCAGCAagtggagaaggagagagacaagtTGAGGAAGGAAGTAGAACTCATCAAAGGCCAAGAAGCCAGTTTGCAGGAAGAAGCTACTACTGTCATCAAGGTAACCAAGGATTAAAGCTAAATTCAGTCTGTAAATCACTGGCTTCAGCCATGctttttgtaattaattttattttttaagaaaataactAGTCAGTATCTGTCTAGGTGTTGCCGTATAGCTCacgttctctctctgtttgcatACTGTTCTGGCTTCCTTCATTTAGAAGCTATTCACTCAGGGTGAGTGGTGTACATTTCTGTGCGATGTGGTGTCAGGTTAAGTATTTGGCAATCTGACTTTATAGGAGAACAGTCGTCTAGAGGAGGAGAACTGTGCTCTGAAAGGGAAGCTGTCTGAGGCAGAAAGCACCATCTCTAAACTAAAGAAGGATCTAGACTATGTGCTGCAAGACAAGGTCAGCAGTTGTGTCTCTTGTTGCCCTCAAATATTTGACCTTGTTCAGCTTTAATTTTTCAAGAGTTAACAAACTGAGTGGTTGTCTAGTGATACAACTGTGTTTGCTATGATTGACAGTATGGTGGTTTAGATCCAAACAGCACAGGACTGCTAAGTCGAGAGGAGCATCTCTCAGGGATCATCAAGGAGTATGAACTGCAGTGCAGGGtaaatctgtttttgtgtactaATGCATGCCTTTTTTGATGCATATTAAAGTAGTGGCATCTCGTTTGACAGTTTGAATCACCATGTTGAATGGAcaatgtttgtatttgtttgtttgtttgtttgtttgtttgtttgtttgtttttttcatagtAAATTGTTCCATTGTGTTTTATACACCCTAGCTAAAACCTTAAAACTGTAATAACGGTAAGATAGCTGTGTGTTAAATGTATTCTTGTACACTTCCTAGTTTATTTGGTTTCACTCTATATTCTGGCGAAACCTATGCCACTCAGTGACAGTATGTGTGCAACAGGAGCTGCAGGACAGGAATGACGAGTTGAGCTCTGAGCTGGAAGTACTAAAAAATCAAGGTACAGGAAGGAAAACCAGACAATCGAGGGACAGACTTTGCACTCACACCTGGTCTAGCTGCAGAGCACTAACCACCGAGTCTGATTCTGGtaaattctgtttaaaaagtGCTTTTATGATTTTTGAAAACCAATGAACTTATAGGCCCTTTTAACAGCAGTAGATTCCAGACActgagaaatgtttcatcaaaaCAAACTGCTTATCTATTTGCCTTCTAGATGatcctgaaataaaaaaaggctcTTCTCCCAAAATCCAGAAATGCACTCATATTGGTACCAATGGTAAGCTATTATGGAAATGTCATAAGTTATATAAAATGGAAGTGGGAAAATTAAGTACACTGGCTTTCATATATTGACAGCTTTGGGTTCATTGGTAAGTCTAGCCCCCACAGTGAGCATTGAGACGGAGCTAGCAATGGAGCAGCTCAAGGAAAGATACGAACAAGAGATCCAAGATCTGAAGATCCAGTTGGAGACCAAGGTAAAAATCTATGCATTAAAATTTCTTGCTTCATAAAGTTGAATATATGCCTGCATGTGAAGCAAGGGGAAGAATTTATTAACTATTAAATCTTGCTCGGAATATTCTTGGTTGTCTACCTAGAGCAACACCTTATTATGCTTTGTCTGCTTTGCAGGTAAACTTCTATGAACGCACCATAGAGCTGATGAAGCAGAACATGGAGGTTGAGCGTAAGGAGATTGCCCATGGCTTCAAGATGGAAATTAGTGAACTGGAGGAGCAGAAGGCTCTGACAGAAGAGCGGCTTAAGCAGCTACATCAGAGTGTGGATCGGTTGGAAGGGGAACTAAAGGTTAAGAGTGAGGTCATGGCTTGGGGACCTGAACAGGAACGACGAGTTCAGCGAGAGCAGGCAGAACTGGAGCAGAACTATGTCCGTGAGATTGGTAACATCGTGCATCGCCTCACCTCAGAGAAGGACCAGCTGGAGGCAGCGCTTAAGCTGAAAATGGACCAGGAAGTACTACTTGTTAGGTGGGTGTGCCCAGATGTTCTGTAGCCTCAGAATCTGCAGGTGAAACACTATGAATTACACTAATTTGAGGTATGACCACAATAGAGATAATACAATAAAGCATCATCTTACCTTGTTTGGGGGACAAAAAAGGCAGTAAATAGTCATTTCCTCTGGCCCACACTCATACTTTAAGTTGAATGAGGATCTGATCAGCAATTTTAATCCACACTGTTATCTAGCTGTCTCATGCAGAGTGCATTCCAGtagcccagtgttcctgggataggctcaggatccacctgaccaggataaagtggttactgaggaTGATTGAATGAACTATTTTTCTAGCCACCTGGATAACTAATTGGGTTGCAAATGTGCCTTTTTAGGAGGGCACGatggctttgtggttagcatgtttgcctcacacctccagggttggaggttcaattcTCACCCTGTGTTCgcagagtttgcgtgttctccctgtgccatggggatttcctccgggtactctggtttacTCCCCAGGTCTAAAGACGTAtgttgattggcattttcaaattgtccatagtgtgtgcatgtgtgtgattgtgccctgcgatgagttgggACAAgattgtgccccaagttccctgggataggctccaggctcctttcgactctgtgtaggataatggatggatgtgcCTTTTTAGAAAACCTAGCAATAGTTTATCCAAACAGTAGCCATAATAATtgcacatttaattaaaaaaaaatctcttctcATAAAATGGGCCTACTGTTCGATTTAGCTAGCAGAGGTGACAGATTCGTTTGGCTATACAGTTAGGCTAGCTAGCTTttttttgctagctagctatataACAAAAGAAATTATTCATATCACAGCTCTCCTTGGTGGTTCCTTATTAGATTCTAGAAAACTCTGATTCCATTATTCACTGTTTCAATTATTGATCTGATATTGaagttgttttgtattttataaatttctattaaaaaacaaacagattatCCTTCCTAATTTTATGTAATTCACCTACATTATGCATGCTTTCCCCActttagacattttatttatatttcagttcATATCTATTTCCATACTGGTATCCATGGCAGatatgcatacagtatataaaaagtTAGCACCTTCCTCTGTACCAGGGAAGAGCTGGAGCAACAATTATCACAAATCAAGGCTCAGTTCAGCGAGACTCAGCACAGTTTGCTGCATCAGCTGCAATGGGAGCAAGTTCGGCTGCAGGAACAGACCGAGCAACACTGCAGGGACATGGGTGCATGGGAGGCTAGAGTGGAGGAGCTTGAGCAGGAGGTGCGCAAGGAGCGCCTTCACAGTGCTGAGCGCATAGGGGAGGAGCAGGCTCAGATTTGCAGCAGTGCTGCTCAGGAAAGGAAAAAACTGGAGGAAAAGCACCAGGAAGAGGTTCGACAGCTGAGGGAATGTATTTGCAAGATGCAAGCTCAGGGTGAGCTACAATGTAGAGCAGAGGAGGAATCGCTCATGTTGCAGAGGCAGTTGGAGGAGAAGCTGGAGGAGATGTGTGTTCAATTGGAGGACAACACAATGTCAATGAAAGCCCAGGATGCCCTCATACAGAGTCTGACTTCAGAACTGAATGCCAAAGCCCGAGAGATGGACCttaaaaaggagagagagcaaaagcTTCTTGGTATGGTGTCTCAGCTAGAGCACAAACTGAATTTTGAAAGTGAACAGAAGCTTTCCCAACAAAAggtggagaaaaacaaagaggaaacaCTTCTTGGTAAGGTGTCTCAGCTCGAACAGAGACTTGTGCAggacaaaaagagagaagagcTTCTTGATAAACTTTGTCAGTTTGGAGAGGAATGGGACTGCATGAAAATTGAATTAAAGATGGtgcaaaaagaaaaggaaagaatgcACAGAAACTGTAATCATCTGTCATCTGCACTTGTCCAGCAACAAACACTGCTTGAGGAGCAAGAGAAGGAACTTGATGAACTTCGAGAAAACTTGGAGAAAACCCAAGAGGCATTGAAAAGCAGAGATGAAGATTTGACAACACAGGCTTCTGAGCTAAGATCTGTGGAAATGGACAGAGACCGACTTATGGAGGAACTGAGGAGTCAAGGTAATGTCGTGAAAGACCTTCAGGCAAAGTTTCAGAATCTCTCTGAGGACTGGGATCAGTTGAATGATATTATACAAAACCTACAGAATGCTCTAAGCCAGGAGCGAGGCACGGCTACTCGGCTACAAACCCTACTAAACTTGGAACAAGAAGAGAAAAGCCCCCTTCTGCAAGAGAACTCCAGTTATAGAAATCTCTCGGACCAACTCTCATCCCAAATTGTGGAAATGGAAACTGAATCAACCAAGCTTACAGAAGATCTAAAGGAACTGAGAGCAGAATTACAGCACAAGGACAAAAAATTATTAGAACTCAGGACTCAGCTGGATACCAAATCCAAAGAGATAGACTTGCTCTGGAATGAGGTACACCAGAAGATGGAGTTGTTTCAAAACGTCAACCATTTCTCTGATGAGGTACAACTTTTGACCCGGCATTTGGAGGACAAGGAAAAGGAGCTGTGCTCCCTGAGAGAAGAGGCAGACAACACCACTAATCAGCTGCAGCAGTCTTTGATGGACACCCAGGCAGAAGTTCGGCAGATGGAGGAAGCACTTGCACTGGAGAAGAGCCAGATGAAGGGGCAGTTACTAGAGATGGAGAGACTGGTCATTGCTCTGGAAACAGTGATGGACCCATCAAGTCCACACAGGTTTGTCACATTCGGCCCGGTAGATGACCGTGACACAGAAAACAGATTTAATCCACACTGTGTTGATTGTTGTTTTGCTTCTACAAAATGGATGCGAAGGATCCAGTGATTGTGTCATGGAATGAAATTCCATTTAACCCTCAACATTTGCATTAATCTTTAATAAATCTATAACAAGAGTCCCCATTTCACTTGCATTTTACTAACTGCTGCATTATTGTTGAATTGCTgcatgatttaattttatgtgaATGACAAATAACGCATTGTAGTGGCAAAATGTGCAGTGTCGCATCCTCTCACAACTAATATTTTCTGATTGTTCTATCTTAATTGGTTTTGTGGTGtgtgtcgtccccccccccatattcTATAAATTAGTGACCTTTATTTAAATGGTCTAGTCATGGCCATAGTTTAAAACCAAAACAGGATCTAAAAAATATCTGAAACATTTTCTTCTTACTTCTAGGGCCAAACTTGATGAGGTTAATTCTGAAAACAATGCGCTGAAAGACAGGTTGGCTGTTTTACATCAGGATGTAATGAGGTTGGAGGAGGAGGTCAGCAAAAAGAGGTGCGATCttcctttttatatttattagatGATGGTCATCTAAAAGTGGGAAGTATTTTgacatatctttaaaaaaaaaaataatgtaaaaccCTTTACTTctaataatacatatttttacATCTTCCTTCCCCATCACTTGACTTTAACTTctgttaaatgacatttttctaCCAAATCATCTGTAGTGTAATGTGATTAATAAATGCATTAAGGAAACATAATGGACCCTTTTGAGGAGAACTGGAGCATAGGTATAAGAAGATTAAATTACCTGTTTTTCCATTCTGTTTAGCACAGGCATTGAAATACATATGCAGCATAAATATCCATATTTCCTTTAGTTTCCTTTCTCACTGTGCATTCCACTTTCAGCCCTTATGTCTTTATGGCTGTATACACTTTCATTTGAATGGAAATTGCCTTTTGGAAAATGTCCTTAAGACCGATGGTTAGATTGGTGCAACTGCCTGAAGATATGGACcttattgtgtttttaatattgaaCTGTCTTCCAGAAAGAAACTCGAGGAGATTGAAAGAGAGTATATAAAAACTCAGGAAGAAAAGGAGAGGTTACACAAAGAGGCAAGACAATTTGCTTAATTAAGTTCATATATAGACACATTTGTGTGAAAGCCCTGGCCATCATTCAGCTGTGCTTCCTTTTAAAAACAGAACTCTAAGGTTCGAGAAGAGGTGTTGGACTTAAGTGCACGAAACTTGCAACTTAGCAACGAGAATGCAGAGTTAAATTCTCGCTTCCAGTCTGACCAAGGAACAGTGCAGATGTTGACTGAAAGGCTTTCCCAGGTGTGTCGAGAACAAGAAGAGACGACAGTCTTCATCAAACAGCTCCAAGAGACTAATAGAAGTCTTGGGAAAGAGAAGCTACAGCTACAAGCTAGCAAGCAGGATGAAAAGACCCTCTTAGAGAGAGAGCTAATCAAAGCCAAAGACAAGGTATTTTACATTAAGTGGACAAAACATAATGGATTTATATTTcgtatttattttcctgttttttgtGTTACTATATttaactggggggaaaaaacgtgaAGCAATCGATTTATGCAGATAAACATGCACAAACAAATGCCAGTTGTAAATTTGCCCTTAATAccttttttacttttcagttACACCACTTAACAGAGGTTGAATCTGTCCTGACGAGCCTAACACTGAAAAACCAATCGCTTCAGCAGGACAAGGAGAACTTGTTgaaagaagcagaagaaagaaacaaaaaggtgGGAAGCCTCATCAAGAAATACCTTTTGCTTTCAAAATTGTCATCTATGATTTTGTAATAAAGCAAACCATATTCCTGTGCCAGCTTGAAAAACTTCAGGAGTGTATTAACACTCTTGAAGGCCAGTCAGCACAGCTTCATTCTCGGATTTATTCACTGTGCAAGGAAAAGGAGGCTCACATACAGGAGATGTCCACACAATACATGCAGTTGAAGGAATCTCAAAACAAGGTTGGAGAAAAGCTTAGAAATAAAGCTTGTTAAGTGTTGTATTATCTGCAACAGGAAGCATTACTGTGCTTTTCATGAAATACTACTGCTTTTTGTTTCTCAGGTTCTGGAGCTCGAATCCATGATGCATGAAGTTGTAAAGGAGAAGGAACACATGCAGCTTGTTCACAGGATGCAGGAAGAGACAGCAGCCAGTGCTCTCCAGGAAAAACTGAAAAGTGTGCAAGCACAGTGTCGAGAGCTTCTTGACAAGGTTGACCACCTTCACCTGAAATACAAATGTAGCAAAACTTACACAAACTGACTTAAGATTAATATCTGTAAATTCTGGGATATTTTCAAAGCTGAGTTATTGATGCTagttcttaaataaaaaaagcaatctGAGATGCTGGTTTTAACTGAATATACATACCATGAAGACCATGTAATATgggtttgtttcatttatttgtagttGAAAGATTCTGAGTCTAAGCTACATGCTCAGGAGTTAGAACTTCAGAAGTTAAAGCATGAACGCCTCACCTTAAGAAACAAACAGGCCGAACTGGAGACCAGCAAGCAGGAGGCAGAAAGGCAGGTAAGGAAGTCCTTGATGAATTGCATATTTTATTAGTCAGTCCATTTTGTTCAGTGAACAGGTC encodes:
- the ninl gene encoding ninein-like protein isoform X1; amino-acid sequence: MDEDEQNRYVTQLKEEFDSCDTTGTGYLDKEELTELCHKLSLDAHLPLLLDILLGPSHYARVNFEEFKEGFVAVLSRSLDLSTSEEESSYLEPVTEEVSPKFVKGTKRYGRRSRPDKTTSELTDDTEKDETPSTGVRKATLKRSTSLESVESLKSDEDTGSNKETSREQQNAIQHSLHFEAQGQLKRWKPDSSGSRKQSIGPCQEVTDGQVRAVWKESGVGAGGTLNKQELLLVCDHIGLKDLQSEELDNLFMKLDKDQDGRVSLTEFQSGLFIHGDLPEPKAASTPARLIAQCSFSQDLEERVLRSTSPSLLSATVGQRLLTRLDDGSGCASPESVVTVWTEEGIRNSRDILQTLDFSLEERLSLVDLTLALDNELLVSGNGIHQAALISYKDEIQFLQVLANQACQERDKAKAQLELADRRNLQLVREIDDRHATMESLNESKIKDLEQEFREKLSALRSETEQENEVLLQQVEKERDKLRKEVELIKGQEASLQEEATTVIKENSRLEEENCALKGKLSEAESTISKLKKDLDYVLQDKYGGLDPNSTGLLSREEHLSGIIKEYELQCRELQDRNDELSSELEVLKNQGTGRKTRQSRDRLCTHTWSSCRALTTESDSDDPEIKKGSSPKIQKCTHIGTNALGSLVSLAPTVSIETELAMEQLKERYEQEIQDLKIQLETKVNFYERTIELMKQNMEVERKEIAHGFKMEISELEEQKALTEERLKQLHQSVDRLEGELKVKSEVMAWGPEQERRVQREQAELEQNYVREIGNIVHRLTSEKDQLEAALKLKMDQEVLLVREELEQQLSQIKAQFSETQHSLLHQLQWEQVRLQEQTEQHCRDMGAWEARVEELEQEVRKERLHSAERIGEEQAQICSSAAQERKKLEEKHQEEVRQLRECICKMQAQGELQCRAEEESLMLQRQLEEKLEEMCVQLEDNTMSMKAQDALIQSLTSELNAKAREMDLKKEREQKLLGMVSQLEHKLNFESEQKLSQQKVEKNKEETLLGKVSQLEQRLVQDKKREELLDKLCQFGEEWDCMKIELKMVQKEKERMHRNCNHLSSALVQQQTLLEEQEKELDELRENLEKTQEALKSRDEDLTTQASELRSVEMDRDRLMEELRSQGNVVKDLQAKFQNLSEDWDQLNDIIQNLQNALSQERGTATRLQTLLNLEQEEKSPLLQENSSYRNLSDQLSSQIVEMETESTKLTEDLKELRAELQHKDKKLLELRTQLDTKSKEIDLLWNEVHQKMELFQNVNHFSDEVQLLTRHLEDKEKELCSLREEADNTTNQLQQSLMDTQAEVRQMEEALALEKSQMKGQLLEMERLVIALETVMDPSSPHRAKLDEVNSENNALKDRLAVLHQDVMRLEEEVSKKRKKLEEIEREYIKTQEEKERLHKENSKVREEVLDLSARNLQLSNENAELNSRFQSDQGTVQMLTERLSQVCREQEETTVFIKQLQETNRSLGKEKLQLQASKQDEKTLLERELIKAKDKLHHLTEVESVLTSLTLKNQSLQQDKENLLKEAEERNKKLEKLQECINTLEGQSAQLHSRIYSLCKEKEAHIQEMSTQYMQLKESQNKVLELESMMHEVVKEKEHMQLVHRMQEETAASALQEKLKSVQAQCRELLDKLKDSESKLHAQELELQKLKHERLTLRNKQAELETSKQEAERQALRANTALSLSKAQHVREVQELQEQIGVNTQEQLSNVHMQLAEQQSKTQQLEVQLHSQAQQARIHLNLQQEQYEKVMENMQERMDDVEVKLKAVRLMLQEKVNQLKEQLSKNVKSDLLLKDLYVENAELMKALQITEQRQKSAEKKSFLLEEKVTALNKLLHKIVPASLSA
- the ninl gene encoding ninein-like protein isoform X2 — protein: MDEDEQNRYVTQLKEEFDSCDTTGTGYLDKEELTELCHKLSLDAHLPLLLDILLGPSHYARVNFEEFKEGFVAVLSRSLDLSTSEEESSYLEPVTEEVSPKFVKGTKRYGRRSRPDKTTSELTDDTEKDETPSTGVRKATLKRSTSLESVESLKSDEDTGSNKETSREQQNAIQHSLHFEAQGQLKRWKPDSSGSRKQSIGPCQEVTDGQVRAVWKESGVGAGGTLNKQELLLVCDHIGLKDLQSEELDNLFMKLDKDQDGRVSLTEFQSGLFIHGDLPEPKAASTPARLIAQCSFSQDLEERVLRSTSPSLLSATVGQRLLTRLDDGSGCASPESVVTVWTEEGIRNSRDILQTLDFSLEERLSLVDLTLALDNELLVSGNGIHQAALISYKDEIQFLQVLANQACQERDKAKAQLELADRRNLQLVREIDDRHATMESLNESKIKDLEQEFREKLSALRSETEQENEVLLQQVEKERDKLRKEVELIKGQEASLQEEATTVIKENSRLEEENCALKGKLSEAESTISKLKKDLDYVLQDKYGGLDPNSTGLLSREEHLSGIIKEYELQCRELQDRNDELSSELEVLKNQGTGRKTRQSRDRLCTHTWSSCRALTTESDSDDPEIKKGSSPKIQKCTHIGTNAPTVSIETELAMEQLKERYEQEIQDLKIQLETKVNFYERTIELMKQNMEVERKEIAHGFKMEISELEEQKALTEERLKQLHQSVDRLEGELKVKSEVMAWGPEQERRVQREQAELEQNYVREIGNIVHRLTSEKDQLEAALKLKMDQEVLLVREELEQQLSQIKAQFSETQHSLLHQLQWEQVRLQEQTEQHCRDMGAWEARVEELEQEVRKERLHSAERIGEEQAQICSSAAQERKKLEEKHQEEVRQLRECICKMQAQGELQCRAEEESLMLQRQLEEKLEEMCVQLEDNTMSMKAQDALIQSLTSELNAKAREMDLKKEREQKLLGMVSQLEHKLNFESEQKLSQQKVEKNKEETLLGKVSQLEQRLVQDKKREELLDKLCQFGEEWDCMKIELKMVQKEKERMHRNCNHLSSALVQQQTLLEEQEKELDELRENLEKTQEALKSRDEDLTTQASELRSVEMDRDRLMEELRSQGNVVKDLQAKFQNLSEDWDQLNDIIQNLQNALSQERGTATRLQTLLNLEQEEKSPLLQENSSYRNLSDQLSSQIVEMETESTKLTEDLKELRAELQHKDKKLLELRTQLDTKSKEIDLLWNEVHQKMELFQNVNHFSDEVQLLTRHLEDKEKELCSLREEADNTTNQLQQSLMDTQAEVRQMEEALALEKSQMKGQLLEMERLVIALETVMDPSSPHRAKLDEVNSENNALKDRLAVLHQDVMRLEEEVSKKRKKLEEIEREYIKTQEEKERLHKENSKVREEVLDLSARNLQLSNENAELNSRFQSDQGTVQMLTERLSQVCREQEETTVFIKQLQETNRSLGKEKLQLQASKQDEKTLLERELIKAKDKLHHLTEVESVLTSLTLKNQSLQQDKENLLKEAEERNKKLEKLQECINTLEGQSAQLHSRIYSLCKEKEAHIQEMSTQYMQLKESQNKVLELESMMHEVVKEKEHMQLVHRMQEETAASALQEKLKSVQAQCRELLDKLKDSESKLHAQELELQKLKHERLTLRNKQAELETSKQEAERQALRANTALSLSKAQHVREVQELQEQIGVNTQEQLSNVHMQLAEQQSKTQQLEVQLHSQAQQARIHLNLQQEQYEKVMENMQERMDDVEVKLKAVRLMLQEKVNQLKEQLSKNVKSDLLLKDLYVENAELMKALQITEQRQKSAEKKSFLLEEKVTALNKLLHKIVPASLSA